One Opitutaceae bacterium DNA segment encodes these proteins:
- a CDS encoding SUMF1/EgtB/PvdO family nonheme iron enzyme: MNSTYLTLMAATLSSLGFASESYVNSLGMRMLPIPAGSFGMGEANSTPSKTFNVPIHLKRGDWDEHPLHKVTLTHSFYMAEAEVTADQFRQFRADYWGNPDTAPYAAGISWDEATAFCAWLSRKEGRNYRLPTEAEWEYAARAGTTTLYFSGATPPAPGTPNAWGMKNMNTGVGEWCLDWHGEYPLRPQTDPVGPSSGWARVVRGGGLDKDIPFYRRSANRGGMAPNFPPIPFEQMRAMVSTPSEAMTAHDPKGAGQQRSAEYKSEFLYKGFTRSVLNNQGNHHIGFRVVCAPPTPDPTTRGVVSYAQLGVIQGGPAPSVGPDPTRPYFRKRYLLPTPPENTDPAKLDVFRSLGWPRGMLRHMHSPGLEVAGNGDVLFIAFSAVGELDPDCGMLITRLRFGADEWDPPDRFVDMPDVDDTSPMLWNDSGRLWFFWGMNRLDSGFPFQWITSNDNGATWSDVHFPLFTTPVGGHSAQPITSAFRDDAGHIHVASDAIGPESVLWESDDNGRTWRDPGGRSGGRHTAFVPLRDGRILGMGGKSSNIDGFMPKSLTSDGGRTYTVSKTPFPHMGSNQRPTLIRLASGRLFMAGDFQSDKGAQPAGINERGAYVALSQDEGETWLIRRLAGTQPHENDAHARQMGGDTLGYAVARQAPNGVIHLVTTMTKPCLAFELNEAWILHGAAPSGEDATLRANTASTVRAIRDYIDHDATGRVHARYRGGVGNDGRFLLEGDATWFEPDGRVQRTATYHLGRLTGPEQFYRDGTLAWKRDHRVDSATVWTNYWPDGTVRTQSTWRDLHAEGPAVLYDPTGKEVYRVEFEHGEPVRESGDPGEF, from the coding sequence ATGAACTCCACTTACTTGACCCTGATGGCCGCAACCCTCAGTTCGCTGGGGTTCGCGAGTGAATCCTACGTCAATTCACTCGGCATGCGGATGCTGCCAATCCCCGCCGGCTCCTTCGGGATGGGCGAGGCCAATTCGACACCGTCCAAGACTTTCAATGTGCCCATTCACCTTAAACGCGGTGACTGGGATGAACACCCGCTGCACAAGGTCACGCTCACGCATTCCTTCTACATGGCGGAGGCGGAAGTGACAGCGGACCAATTTCGACAGTTCCGCGCCGACTATTGGGGCAATCCGGACACCGCCCCTTACGCGGCAGGCATCAGTTGGGATGAAGCGACAGCGTTTTGTGCCTGGCTCAGCCGGAAAGAAGGACGCAACTATCGCCTGCCGACCGAGGCCGAGTGGGAATACGCGGCACGCGCCGGAACCACTACGCTCTACTTCTCGGGCGCGACCCCGCCGGCTCCCGGGACTCCGAATGCCTGGGGCATGAAGAACATGAACACCGGAGTCGGCGAATGGTGCCTCGACTGGCACGGTGAGTACCCACTGAGGCCTCAAACGGACCCCGTCGGCCCGTCGAGCGGATGGGCTCGAGTCGTACGCGGCGGCGGACTCGACAAGGACATTCCTTTTTACAGGCGTTCGGCCAACCGGGGAGGCATGGCTCCGAACTTCCCCCCCATCCCATTCGAGCAGATGCGCGCCATGGTAAGCACGCCTTCCGAGGCGATGACCGCTCATGACCCGAAGGGCGCCGGCCAGCAACGCAGCGCCGAATACAAGAGCGAGTTCCTCTACAAGGGATTCACACGCTCCGTTCTGAACAACCAGGGCAACCACCACATCGGCTTCCGTGTGGTTTGCGCGCCACCGACACCGGATCCGACGACACGTGGCGTCGTCTCCTATGCACAGCTCGGCGTGATCCAAGGCGGGCCCGCACCGTCGGTCGGACCGGACCCCACCCGACCCTATTTCCGCAAGCGCTACCTGTTGCCCACTCCGCCGGAGAACACCGATCCTGCCAAGCTCGACGTCTTCCGTTCACTCGGCTGGCCGCGGGGAATGCTGCGCCACATGCACAGCCCCGGTCTTGAGGTTGCGGGCAATGGCGATGTCCTTTTCATCGCGTTCTCCGCCGTCGGGGAACTCGATCCCGACTGCGGCATGCTAATCACGCGTTTGCGCTTCGGCGCCGACGAATGGGATCCACCCGACCGTTTCGTCGACATGCCGGATGTGGACGACACCTCGCCCATGCTCTGGAACGACTCCGGCCGGCTCTGGTTTTTCTGGGGCATGAACCGGCTCGACTCGGGTTTCCCCTTCCAGTGGATCACCTCCAACGACAACGGTGCGACATGGAGCGACGTCCACTTCCCGCTGTTCACGACGCCCGTCGGCGGCCATTCCGCGCAGCCGATCACCAGCGCGTTTCGCGACGACGCCGGCCACATCCACGTCGCAAGCGACGCAATCGGGCCGGAATCGGTGCTCTGGGAAAGCGACGACAACGGCAGGACATGGCGGGACCCGGGTGGACGCAGTGGCGGACGGCACACGGCGTTCGTTCCTCTGCGCGACGGTCGTATTCTCGGCATGGGCGGCAAGAGCTCGAACATCGACGGCTTCATGCCCAAGTCCCTCACAAGCGACGGCGGTCGCACCTACACGGTGTCGAAGACTCCGTTTCCACACATGGGCAGCAACCAGCGTCCGACACTTATCCGGCTAGCCAGCGGTCGCTTGTTCATGGCCGGCGATTTTCAAAGCGACAAAGGCGCGCAGCCCGCAGGCATCAATGAGCGCGGGGCCTATGTGGCGCTATCCCAAGACGAGGGCGAAACCTGGCTCATCCGCAGATTGGCGGGCACACAGCCCCATGAGAACGATGCCCATGCCAGGCAGATGGGCGGGGATACCCTTGGCTACGCGGTTGCCCGGCAGGCTCCCAACGGAGTCATCCATCTCGTCACCACAATGACAAAACCGTGCCTGGCCTTCGAATTGAACGAGGCGTGGATCCTGCATGGCGCCGCACCCAGCGGGGAAGATGCGACTCTGCGCGCCAACACCGCATCAACCGTGCGCGCAATCCGCGACTACATCGACCACGACGCGACCGGACGCGTCCATGCGCGCTACCGGGGCGGTGTCGGCAACGACGGCCGTTTCCTGCTGGAAGGCGATGCAACCTGGTTTGAACCCGACGGTCGCGTGCAACGGACAGCCACATACCACTTGGGGCGCCTCACCGGACCTGAGCAGTTTTACCGTGACGGCACACTGGCCTGGAAGCGCGACCACCGTGTCGACAGCGCCACAGTGTGGACAAACTACTGGCCTGACGGCACGGTCCGGACGCAATCCACCTGGCGCGATCTGCACGCCGAGGGACCGGCTGTCCTTTATGATCCCACCGGCAAGGAGGTTTACCGCGTTGAGTTCGAGCACGGCGAACCAGTGCGCGAATCGGGCGATCCCGGTGAATTTTGA